In one Bacteroidales bacterium genomic region, the following are encoded:
- a CDS encoding nickel-responsive transcriptional regulator NikR: protein LLGNKLADLQHEYYQEILAVQHFHLSHETCLEIIAVKGKAQRLTELSDRLISLKGIRHGKLVMTKSDDV, encoded by the coding sequence ATCTATTGGGAAATAAACTTGCCGACTTACAGCATGAATATTATCAGGAAATACTCGCTGTACAGCACTTCCATTTATCCCATGAGACCTGTCTCGAAATTATTGCCGTAAAAGGAAAGGCTCAACGATTGACCGAACTCTCGGACAGATTGATCTCTTTAAAAGGGATCAGGCACGGTAAGCTGGTAATGACAAAAAGCGATGACGTTTAA